The nucleotide window GGTTAACTTCCTCCGAGCATTTACCGTCGGTTCCTTGAGCTAGAATGCTAGGAATGCATCCCATTCTTCCAAGTCCAGCCACTATAAATTTCCGACCACCGAGATTATACAGTCTCTGCattaccaaaataaaaacaacacaTTTATGATTACATTTCAGCTTCTTGCTTAGTAAGTACTAATTAATGTTTATGATGTATTACGGTGAGATGATTGGCGTAGTGCTGAACCAAGAGATCTCCGAATTGGTGGGCGTTGAATTGGTTACGGGTAGGGAAATTGGGCAACAAGTAGTTGTTGAGATAGTCGTTGCTTCCCATTCCAATGAAGAACAAGCCTCGAGCCACCGAGTCTGCAATGGCCACCGGACCACCGGACTTGCTGGCCATCTGATCTAACGTTGTCTGGAAGTTATGAATCTGCTGGTCGAATGGTATACGCCCCATCTGACCATCGGATTATAAACTCATTACAATTTTCGATGTTTATTAAGaacaaatatatacttatatgaCCATCATGTAAGAGCTTTGAAAGTACTTGAGTTGATTTTTAATGATCAATTCATTTTAGTAAGTATGAATATAAAATTGTTactaaaatgtatataaatttttctATAATATCACCAAAAGGAtttctatataaattaaaattttgattttatacaattgcattttaaaaatacaaggtACAATATTTTAACAAGTCCTTCAATGTATTAAAAACAGAaacgaatttaaaataataattttgctAAATAAAACACAAACGAATAAATTAATGGTATAGTATATTGGCTTTCAAAAGTTCATATTAGAACATTATAAATGTACGTTTATATTTGAAAACCACGCAAGTATTATGCGTAGTTCTAAAATGTATactacaaacaaaacaaaaaaaaattctaagaatCGGTTGGTATACTACTACAAGTAATTATTATTAGATCTAGTAAATACATATTTACTTCTTAGTTCTTATAACAAAAGGTAAAAAGTTGCATGCAACTTACAAAGTTTCCTCCGGTGTCAGGAAGAATCCCCGCGGCTGCAGAAGCGTAGTTGACACCACGAAGCACTTGATCTCCGGTAGCTTCCGAGTACGCCGGAATCAATGGCAACCCCAATAGTTGAGCTATATGATATgtgcatgcatgcatgcatcAAATTACTTCATCGATCAGCCTCATCCAAACGTTATCATTTAAAACCTTTTTCCAAATTAGGAGGAAACGAATACCATGTTTTGAAGAGAAACGTACCAATCCCATCGACCATGGTTAAGCCATTGCAGAACCGACCGGTTGGACCGCCATTGAAATCAATGCCATAAGGGAAGTAATTGGCTTTAGCAAAGGAAGGGATGTTATTGTTGTTCCCATTGTCTATGAGAGAGTCACCAAAGACAAACAATGCCGGCACAATGGCATCATTGCCGTCTTGTTTGACTAATGGAGGCGGAGGAGCAGAAATAGGTTCCTCGACCACATGTAATGGAGGCGGAGGAGCAGAAAGAGGTTCCTCAACCACATTTAATGGAGGCGGAGGAGCAGAAATAGGTTCATTAACCACATCTAATGGAGGCGGAGGAGCAAAAATAGGTTCATTAACCACATCTAATGGAGGCGGAGGAGAAGAAGTAGGTTCCTCAATCACAACTAGTGGAGGCGGAGGAGCATAAGTAGGTTCCTCAACCACAACTAGTTGGCCGCAGACGCCATGCAAAAGCTGGATAACCACCAAGAGAAGAGCTGGAAAGTAGCATAGTCGCCGGAAGTAGAAAGCCATATTGTGAAGGTGTTTGAGTTTGATAGGGTTAATTTTATTGGGTGAAGAAAAGTAAGAATTTGAAAGATTTATAGAGGGAAAGAGAGGGGTTTTGGTGAAGAGTAGTAAATGTTTGTATCCGTCTTCTACCACACAGTAATAAAAGCAATTCACGACAATCACAATATGTGAGTTATGGTATATATATAGCATATCCATAAAATCATTATACCATATCCTGTATTTTTTATACACTATATAAACACATAATTCGAAGTGAATGACTTACGTACGTAGAtatacaaacatttatattATTAGCAGTTAATTTTAGATCAGTTAACGGAACTTATGGTAAAAGGCATGATTAGAGAATAATGTAGTCGTTGAGCTAGTGGAAGATTTGCAAATGcttaatcaaaaaaaaagaacctccTTTACAAACGACTACTTTTGTTAAGCTCACAAGGAAGAGGCAAATATAATcaaaagaagataaaagaaGAGAAATGTTGCATTtgtctaaaaaaataaaaataaaaagagagaaaggtTGCATTTAAATTGTCGATGTTCTCAGTGACGTTTAAGGCTTTAAGCTATAGCTTTCAAAGTCAGACAGTCGTGAAGACCAATTATGTTGAAGAAGCGAGAAAAAGCAACAAAAAAGTCTCTTCTAATTCAAGATGGTAGTTATACTAGTAGAAATTCGCATCTTGCTTCCTGAATACT belongs to Brassica rapa cultivar Chiifu-401-42 chromosome A07, CAAS_Brap_v3.01, whole genome shotgun sequence and includes:
- the LOC103831674 gene encoding GDSL esterase/lipase At1g71691, whose amino-acid sequence is MDMLYIYHNSHIVIVVNCFYYCVVEDGYKHLLLFTKTPLFPSINLSNSYFSSPNKINPIKLKHLHNMAFYFRRLCYFPALLLVVIQLLHGVCGQLVVVEEPTYAPPPPLVVIEEPTSSPPPPLDVVNEPIFAPPPPLDVVNEPISAPPPPLNVVEEPLSAPPPPLHVVEEPISAPPPPLVKQDGNDAIVPALFVFGDSLIDNGNNNNIPSFAKANYFPYGIDFNGGPTGRFCNGLTMVDGIAQLLGLPLIPAYSEATGDQVLRGVNYASAAAGILPDTGGNFMGRIPFDQQIHNFQTTLDQMASKSGGPVAIADSVARGLFFIGMGSNDYLNNYLLPNFPTRNQFNAHQFGDLLVQHYANHLTRLYNLGGRKFIVAGLGRMGCIPSILAQGTDGKCSEEVNQLVLPFNTNVKTMISNLNQNLPDAKFIYLDITQMLEDIIANPAVYGVTTLDKGCCGIGRNRGQITCLPFETPCPNRDQYLFWDAFHPTEKVNLIMARKAFAGDRTVAFPINIQELARLN